The Alteriqipengyuania halimionae genome contains a region encoding:
- a CDS encoding beta-ketoacyl-ACP synthase III, whose protein sequence is MTASPVISATGLFTPPESISNEELVESYNAYAKLHNERHTDSIAAGEVEALEESSTGFIEKASGIKSRYVMAKEPVLDPEIMAPRWDDRGNDELSMMAEIGVKAARQALERAGRKPEDVDAVLCAASNMQRPYPAIAIEIQNALGIDGFAFDMNVACSSATFGIQTAADYIRSGNAKSVLVVSPEITSGHLNWRDRDSHFIFGDVATAVLVEAKDIAPQGHWDILGTKLKTVFSNNIRNNGGFLNRAHPDTRDAPDKLFVQEGRKVFKEVVPMVSAMILEEADKLGIDPHGLRRLWLHQANAGMNRLIAQRVLGHEASDDESPTVLDTYANTSSAGSIIAFHKHNDDLAAGDTALICSFGAGYSVGSVFIRKT, encoded by the coding sequence ATGACAGCCTCCCCAGTGATTTCCGCCACCGGCCTTTTTACCCCGCCCGAGAGCATCTCGAACGAGGAACTGGTCGAGAGTTACAACGCCTACGCCAAGCTGCATAACGAGCGACATACCGACTCGATCGCCGCGGGCGAGGTGGAAGCGCTGGAAGAAAGCTCGACCGGGTTCATCGAGAAGGCGAGCGGGATCAAATCGCGCTATGTGATGGCCAAGGAGCCGGTGCTCGATCCCGAAATCATGGCGCCGCGCTGGGACGACCGCGGCAACGACGAATTGTCGATGATGGCCGAGATCGGGGTGAAGGCGGCACGACAGGCGCTCGAACGTGCGGGCCGCAAGCCCGAGGATGTCGATGCCGTGTTGTGTGCCGCATCCAATATGCAGCGACCCTATCCGGCGATTGCGATCGAGATCCAAAACGCGCTCGGGATCGACGGGTTTGCTTTCGACATGAATGTCGCGTGTTCGTCGGCCACCTTCGGCATCCAGACCGCCGCCGACTATATACGCAGCGGCAATGCGAAATCGGTGCTGGTGGTCAGCCCCGAAATCACCAGCGGCCACCTCAACTGGCGCGATCGCGATTCACATTTCATCTTCGGCGATGTGGCGACGGCAGTGCTGGTCGAGGCCAAGGATATCGCTCCGCAAGGCCATTGGGACATCCTCGGCACCAAGTTGAAGACGGTGTTCTCGAACAATATCCGCAACAATGGTGGCTTCCTCAATCGCGCCCATCCCGACACGCGCGACGCGCCGGACAAATTGTTCGTCCAGGAAGGGCGCAAGGTGTTCAAGGAAGTGGTGCCGATGGTGTCGGCCATGATCCTGGAGGAAGCCGACAAGCTCGGCATCGATCCCCACGGGCTGCGGCGGCTGTGGCTGCACCAGGCCAATGCCGGGATGAACCGACTGATCGCGCAGCGCGTGCTGGGGCACGAAGCGAGCGACGATGAAAGCCCGACCGTGCTCGATACCTATGCCAATACGTCGAGCGCAGGCTCGATCATCGCCTTCCACAAGCACAATGACGATCTGGCGGCGGGCGACACCGCGCTGATCTGCTCGTTCGGGGCAGGCTATTCGGTTGGTTCGGTCTTCATCCGGAAGACCTGA
- the hemC gene encoding hydroxymethylbilane synthase, whose protein sequence is MTASTEQPFRLGTRRSPLALVQANAARDALIAAHGWDPDAVELVEVVASGDRIKDRPLAEIGGKALWTKELDAQLLAGEIDAAVHSAKDVETLRPDAIHIAATLERADVRDVLVGVSTIAALPQGARIGTSAPRRAAQMLHARPDCSVVTFRGNVATRLARLAAGEADATLLAAAGLARLGETHVGTPLASEDFLPAPAQGIIAIECRRDDERARTALAAIDHRATHEQLLAERAFLEGLGGSCSSPIAVLTTRDGDAWHMRAAIFSPDGALRRDGETQFSADDLEPVRAMARSLLNDAPEAIAAHFDGPPV, encoded by the coding sequence ATGACCGCTTCCACCGAACAACCCTTTCGTCTCGGAACGAGACGCTCGCCCCTCGCCCTCGTGCAGGCCAATGCCGCCCGCGATGCCCTGATCGCTGCCCACGGGTGGGACCCGGACGCGGTCGAGCTGGTCGAAGTCGTCGCGAGCGGAGACCGGATCAAGGATCGCCCGCTGGCCGAGATCGGCGGCAAGGCGCTGTGGACCAAGGAGCTCGACGCGCAATTGCTGGCTGGCGAGATCGACGCCGCCGTCCATTCGGCCAAGGATGTCGAGACCCTGCGCCCCGACGCGATCCATATCGCCGCCACGCTCGAACGTGCCGATGTGCGCGACGTGCTGGTGGGCGTTTCGACCATCGCCGCGCTGCCGCAAGGCGCGCGGATCGGGACCAGCGCGCCGCGCCGCGCGGCGCAGATGCTGCATGCGCGCCCCGATTGCTCGGTCGTCACCTTTCGCGGCAATGTCGCAACCCGTCTCGCGCGGCTGGCGGCGGGCGAAGCGGATGCCACTTTGCTCGCGGCAGCCGGGCTCGCGCGGCTCGGCGAAACGCATGTCGGCACGCCGCTGGCGAGCGAGGATTTCCTGCCCGCCCCGGCGCAGGGCATCATCGCGATCGAATGCCGCCGTGACGACGAACGCGCGCGCACCGCGCTCGCCGCGATCGACCACCGCGCGACGCACGAACAATTGCTGGCCGAGCGCGCCTTCCTCGAAGGGCTGGGCGGATCGTGTTCGAGCCCGATCGCCGTGCTGACCACAAGGGACGGCGATGCTTGGCATATGCGCGCCGCGATCTTCTCTCCCGACGGCGCTTTGCGACGCGATGGCGAAACGCAGTTTTCCGCCGATGACCTCGAGCCTGTCCGAGCGATGGCGCGCAGCCTGCTGAACGACGCGCCCGAGGCAATCGCCGCGCATTTCGATGGCCCTCCCGTATGA
- a CDS encoding protein-disulfide reductase DsbD family protein, whose protein sequence is MLRYLFRLLILLTLAASAPAAAQFASGPASDTPRIAASLVAEGPVAPGGTITLAFDFRPTAGWHGYWTNPGDAGLGMRLAWDLPPGWTVSEPRYPVPGTLLISGLMNHVYEAPYGVLVTLTAPSNAQVRRTVPIAVDANWLACSDRLCVPEEAVLKASVLVVNDGTWDPDPETTKRFDAWRQALPAPLDSPAHFDARGQTLRVSIPLPDGVALAEPHLFIAQKGVIDPAAPQRALRQDGALVFELQRKTSAPPLPTRFDAVLRLDEDGNGLSLSAEPGAVAEGGTPLDGATESPGLVWLLVSAVLGGMLLNILPCVFPILSLKALALLRHGTDEATARREGLAYTAGTTIAAAALGALLLILRAGGEQVGWAFQLQEPVVIVMLALLAVAVTANLAGLYEFVLTGLGARGSKAGQARGAFATGLLASFVATPCTGPFMAAALGAALLLPTVQALALFAMLGIGLGLPFLLLGFIPPLRRALPRPGPWMARFRQWMALPMGLTALALFWLAYRMGGWTLLIGTSVFAAVLLGLVVQIGTSQMRGRKATGYALAGAVLIVMAVIATPRLVGETTTRESMLDAQPFSEKALADARAAGRPVFVWMTADWCVTCKVNEARAIETEAVRAAFADGNVVVLRGDWTRRDPAITRYLTARGSAGVPLYVWYKSGEKGENLPQLLSSDTLIHRAMGTEPSR, encoded by the coding sequence GTGCTGCGTTACCTTTTCCGTCTCCTGATCCTGCTGACGCTCGCGGCGAGCGCCCCTGCCGCCGCGCAATTCGCCAGCGGTCCAGCGAGCGACACGCCCAGGATCGCGGCCAGTCTCGTCGCCGAAGGGCCGGTCGCTCCCGGCGGCACGATCACGCTGGCATTCGACTTCCGCCCGACCGCAGGCTGGCACGGCTACTGGACCAATCCGGGCGATGCGGGTCTCGGCATGCGGCTCGCATGGGATTTGCCGCCGGGGTGGACGGTGTCCGAACCGCGTTACCCGGTGCCCGGCACGTTGCTGATCAGCGGCCTGATGAACCATGTCTACGAAGCGCCCTATGGCGTGCTGGTGACGCTGACCGCGCCTAGCAATGCGCAAGTGCGGCGTACGGTGCCAATCGCGGTCGATGCGAACTGGCTCGCCTGTTCGGATCGCCTGTGTGTTCCCGAAGAGGCTGTCCTGAAAGCTTCGGTGCTGGTCGTGAACGACGGGACCTGGGACCCCGATCCGGAGACGACCAAACGCTTCGACGCCTGGCGACAGGCGCTCCCCGCCCCGCTCGACAGCCCGGCGCATTTCGACGCGCGCGGCCAGACCTTGCGCGTCTCGATCCCGCTGCCGGATGGCGTCGCGCTGGCCGAGCCGCATCTCTTCATAGCGCAAAAAGGCGTGATCGACCCTGCGGCTCCGCAACGCGCATTGCGGCAGGACGGGGCACTGGTGTTCGAACTGCAGCGCAAGACGAGTGCGCCGCCCTTGCCAACACGCTTCGACGCGGTGTTGCGGCTGGATGAGGACGGCAACGGCCTCTCGCTGAGCGCCGAGCCGGGAGCGGTGGCCGAGGGCGGCACCCCGCTCGACGGTGCGACGGAATCGCCGGGGCTGGTGTGGCTGCTGGTCAGCGCGGTGCTGGGCGGTATGCTGCTCAATATCCTGCCCTGCGTGTTCCCGATCCTCAGCCTGAAGGCGCTGGCACTGCTGCGCCATGGCACAGACGAAGCCACCGCGCGGCGCGAGGGGCTGGCCTATACCGCAGGCACCACGATCGCTGCCGCCGCGCTGGGCGCGCTGTTGCTGATCCTGCGCGCGGGCGGAGAGCAGGTCGGCTGGGCATTCCAATTGCAGGAGCCGGTGGTGATCGTCATGCTCGCCCTGCTGGCGGTCGCTGTGACGGCGAACCTTGCGGGCCTCTATGAATTCGTCCTCACCGGCCTTGGCGCGCGGGGCAGCAAGGCTGGGCAGGCCCGCGGCGCTTTCGCCACAGGGCTGCTGGCAAGCTTCGTCGCCACGCCCTGCACCGGACCGTTCATGGCGGCGGCTTTGGGCGCGGCCTTGCTCCTGCCGACCGTGCAGGCGCTCGCGCTGTTTGCGATGCTCGGGATCGGGCTCGGTCTGCCGTTCCTGCTGCTCGGCTTTATCCCTCCGCTGCGCCGCGCTCTCCCCCGTCCGGGACCGTGGATGGCGCGCTTCCGCCAGTGGATGGCGCTGCCAATGGGCCTGACCGCGCTGGCGCTGTTCTGGCTCGCCTACCGGATGGGGGGCTGGACGCTGCTGATCGGCACCAGCGTGTTCGCGGCAGTGCTACTGGGCCTGGTGGTGCAGATAGGCACGAGCCAGATGCGCGGGCGCAAGGCTACGGGCTATGCGCTGGCCGGCGCGGTGCTCATCGTGATGGCCGTGATCGCGACCCCGCGCCTGGTTGGCGAAACGACGACGCGCGAAAGCATGCTCGACGCGCAGCCCTTCAGCGAGAAAGCGCTGGCCGATGCCCGAGCCGCGGGTCGCCCGGTGTTCGTCTGGATGACCGCCGACTGGTGCGTGACCTGCAAGGTCAACGAAGCCCGCGCGATCGAAACAGAGGCGGTGCGGGCGGCCTTTGCCGACGGGAATGTCGTCGTCCTGCGCGGCGACTGGACCCGCCGCGACCCCGCTATCACCCGCTATCTCACCGCGCGCGGAAGCGCGGGCGTGCCGCTCTACGTGTGGTATAAGTCCGGCGAAAAAGGGGAAAATTTGCCGCAACTGCTTTCCTCCGATACACTTATCCACAGGGCCATGGGCACGGAACCGAGTCGCTAA
- a CDS encoding uroporphyrinogen-III synthase, which yields MTPLAIIRPQPAAARTASLAQETGFDAHPHPMFELGALDWQVPAGPFDAVLISSANALRFGGDQLAGLVDLPAYVVGERTARQARAAGFDVVAEAPDGIASLVERFASGHTNILRLVGADHIAVEPPEGVHLQAVALYESRALPMPEDLAELLCGPSTVLLHSARAAEHFVEQCTAMGLARLNIALACLSPRIAEAAGRGWRAMAVPDETGDAALLECARPLCQSLG from the coding sequence ATGACCCCGCTCGCGATCATCCGCCCGCAGCCCGCTGCCGCGCGCACCGCATCGCTGGCGCAGGAAACGGGGTTCGACGCGCACCCCCATCCGATGTTCGAACTGGGTGCGCTCGATTGGCAGGTTCCCGCGGGGCCGTTCGATGCCGTGCTGATATCGAGTGCCAATGCCTTGCGTTTCGGCGGTGACCAACTGGCCGGCCTGGTCGACCTGCCTGCTTATGTCGTCGGCGAACGCACCGCCCGGCAGGCGCGCGCGGCGGGCTTCGACGTAGTGGCCGAAGCGCCCGACGGGATCGCTTCGCTGGTCGAACGCTTCGCGTCCGGGCACACCAATATCCTGCGCCTCGTCGGCGCCGATCATATCGCGGTCGAGCCGCCCGAGGGCGTTCACCTACAAGCGGTCGCACTCTACGAAAGCCGTGCCCTACCGATGCCCGAGGACCTGGCCGAATTGCTGTGCGGCCCTTCGACCGTACTGCTGCATTCGGCCCGCGCGGCCGAGCATTTTGTGGAGCAATGCACTGCGATGGGTCTGGCTCGGCTCAATATCGCGCTGGCATGCCTTTCCCCCCGCATTGCCGAGGCGGCGGGTCGCGGGTGGCGCGCGATGGCAGTGCCCGACGAAACCGGGGACGCCGCTTTGCTGGAATGTGCGCGCCCTCTATGTCAGAGTCTGGGTTAG
- the tsaD gene encoding tRNA (adenosine(37)-N6)-threonylcarbamoyltransferase complex transferase subunit TsaD — translation MPLVLGIESSCDETAAALVDGERRILAQRIASQEAEHAPYGGVVPEIAARAHAERLAPLIAAVLEEADLTLDDCDAIAATAGPGLIGGVMVGLVSAKALAMASGKPLLAINHLEGHALSPRLADPDLGYPYLLLLVSGGHCQLLLVEGVGEYRRLGTTIDDALGEAFDKTAKLLGLGYPGGPAVEKLAREGDANAVPLPRPLVGSKEPHFSFAGLKSAVLRAKESGDYADADIAASFQQAAIDCLIDRTRHALGKIDTPPALVVAGGVAANKAVRGALETLAEENGMRFVAPPLPLCTDNAAMIAWAGIERLPLGQSDPLDVAARPRWPLDPEAEAARGAGVKA, via the coding sequence ATGCCGCTGGTTCTCGGGATAGAAAGCAGTTGCGACGAAACCGCCGCCGCCTTGGTGGACGGCGAACGTCGTATCCTCGCGCAGCGGATCGCTTCGCAGGAGGCCGAACACGCGCCCTATGGTGGCGTCGTGCCCGAGATCGCCGCGCGCGCGCACGCCGAACGGCTGGCCCCGCTGATCGCGGCGGTGCTCGAGGAAGCCGATCTCACGCTCGACGATTGCGACGCGATCGCCGCAACCGCCGGTCCGGGGCTGATCGGTGGCGTGATGGTCGGATTGGTGAGCGCCAAAGCGCTGGCGATGGCGAGCGGCAAGCCATTGCTCGCGATCAACCACCTCGAAGGCCACGCGCTGAGCCCCCGTCTGGCCGATCCGGATCTAGGCTATCCCTACCTCCTGCTGCTCGTGTCGGGCGGGCACTGCCAATTGCTCCTGGTCGAGGGCGTCGGCGAATATCGCCGTCTCGGGACCACCATCGACGACGCGCTGGGGGAAGCCTTCGACAAGACCGCCAAGCTGCTCGGCCTCGGCTATCCGGGCGGCCCGGCAGTGGAAAAGCTCGCGCGCGAAGGCGATGCGAACGCCGTCCCGCTGCCGCGCCCGCTGGTGGGCAGCAAGGAACCGCATTTCAGCTTCGCCGGGCTCAAGAGCGCGGTGCTGCGCGCCAAGGAAAGCGGCGACTATGCCGATGCCGACATCGCCGCGAGCTTCCAGCAGGCGGCGATCGACTGCCTGATCGATCGCACCAGGCATGCGCTGGGCAAGATCGACACGCCGCCCGCGCTGGTCGTGGCCGGGGGCGTCGCGGCCAACAAGGCGGTGCGCGGCGCGCTCGAAACGCTGGCGGAAGAAAACGGTATGCGGTTCGTCGCTCCGCCCTTGCCGCTGTGTACCGACAACGCTGCAATGATCGCATGGGCGGGAATCGAGCGGTTGCCGCTCGGCCAGTCCGATCCGCTCGACGTGGCGGCGCGCCCGCGCTGGCCGCTCGATCCGGAGGCTGAAGCGGCCAGGGGAGCAGGGGTGAAGGCATGA
- a CDS encoding alkaline phosphatase family protein, which yields MRRLVSLAALATIALPLGACAQATAEAPPVSIAPARTVDTRALEQNETPDLVVMIAVDQFSADLFAQYRSHFTGGLARLSEGVVFPSAFQGHAATETCPGHSTLLTGARPARSGIVANNWIDTSSDRPDKVVYCAEDSTDPASSRRKPVVSARNLLVPTLGEWMRDADPATRSVAVSSKDRATMMLGGTDTTASWWWDGEAYVTHADRDGDPKVDALNARFAKEIADGDGPVMGATIPDFCRRVERRFTAGPIGFGDGKLAVRPGNEGDWRRSPRADRATLAVALEQLDHYQLGQGATTDILAISLSATDYVGHAYGNNGLEMCLQMSELDRMLASFLDNLDARGVDYVVALSADHGGQDAPERLDEQADPGAARFDPGEVVQMLEGEIRQRAGITFPDRVSYAYASEFTLDPRIVGDDRKRALKALKEILLEHPQIEAVFTEDEMQATPMPDVNVQDWTIRQRARASWRKGRSGDVSILLKRGVSGVIEPSEGYIATHGSVWDYDRRVPLLFYRPGRAGFEQPMPVETVDIAPTLSALIGLEVPGGAFDGRCLDLDPGEGNTCGIDGE from the coding sequence ATGCGTCGTCTCGTCTCCCTTGCCGCCCTTGCCACGATCGCGCTGCCGCTCGGCGCCTGCGCACAGGCGACGGCCGAAGCGCCGCCTGTGTCGATCGCGCCGGCGCGCACTGTCGATACGCGCGCACTCGAGCAGAACGAGACTCCGGATCTGGTGGTGATGATCGCGGTCGACCAATTCTCGGCCGATCTGTTCGCGCAATATCGCTCGCATTTCACCGGCGGACTCGCGCGGCTGAGCGAAGGGGTCGTGTTCCCCTCGGCCTTCCAGGGACACGCCGCGACCGAGACCTGCCCCGGCCATTCGACGCTGCTGACCGGCGCGCGCCCAGCACGCTCCGGGATCGTAGCCAACAACTGGATCGACACCTCGAGCGACCGGCCCGACAAGGTCGTCTATTGCGCCGAGGATTCGACCGATCCGGCCAGCTCGCGCCGCAAGCCGGTGGTGTCTGCACGCAATTTGCTCGTCCCGACGCTGGGCGAATGGATGCGCGATGCCGATCCGGCGACTCGTTCGGTCGCGGTCTCGAGCAAGGACCGCGCAACGATGATGCTCGGAGGCACCGATACCACGGCATCATGGTGGTGGGACGGCGAGGCCTATGTCACCCATGCCGATCGCGATGGCGATCCCAAGGTCGATGCGCTCAATGCGCGTTTCGCGAAGGAGATCGCCGATGGCGATGGCCCGGTGATGGGCGCGACCATTCCCGATTTCTGCCGCCGGGTGGAGCGCCGCTTTACCGCCGGGCCGATCGGTTTCGGCGATGGAAAACTGGCGGTCCGTCCGGGCAATGAAGGGGATTGGCGCCGCAGCCCGCGTGCCGACCGGGCGACGCTGGCGGTCGCGCTCGAACAGCTCGATCACTACCAGCTCGGCCAGGGCGCGACGACCGATATTCTCGCGATCAGCCTCTCTGCGACCGACTATGTCGGGCATGCGTATGGCAATAACGGCCTCGAAATGTGCCTCCAGATGAGCGAGCTCGACAGGATGCTCGCGTCCTTCCTCGACAATCTCGACGCGCGCGGGGTGGATTATGTCGTCGCGCTCAGCGCCGACCATGGCGGTCAGGACGCACCCGAGCGGCTCGATGAACAGGCCGATCCGGGTGCCGCGCGGTTCGATCCGGGCGAAGTCGTGCAGATGCTCGAAGGCGAGATCCGCCAGCGTGCCGGCATCACGTTCCCCGATCGCGTGAGCTACGCCTATGCCAGCGAGTTTACGCTCGATCCGCGCATTGTGGGGGACGATCGCAAGCGCGCGCTGAAGGCGCTCAAGGAAATTCTGCTCGAGCATCCGCAGATCGAAGCGGTGTTCACCGAAGACGAGATGCAGGCGACGCCGATGCCCGACGTCAATGTGCAGGACTGGACGATCCGCCAGCGTGCCCGCGCTTCTTGGCGCAAGGGCCGGTCGGGCGACGTTTCGATCCTGCTGAAGCGCGGTGTCTCGGGCGTAATAGAGCCGAGCGAGGGCTATATCGCCACGCATGGCTCGGTTTGGGACTACGATCGCCGCGTGCCGCTGCTGTTTTATCGTCCGGGCAGGGCCGGTTTCGAGCAGCCCATGCCGGTCGAAACGGTCGATATCGCACCCACGCTCTCTGCGCTGATCGGGCTCGAAGTGCCCGGTGGGGCATTCGACGGACGCTGCCTCGATCTCGACCCGGGTGAAGGCAACACCTGCGGGATCGACGGCGAATGA
- a CDS encoding response regulator, protein MTEQTTQPRILIMEDDYIVGLDMVEQAKVLGLVVDGPHPTVSEGTAAANTAKPDLAILDIELKDGKVFPLAEQLVEDGVPIIFHSGHVGDIDLETRFPSAHICAKPCPPNVILDILAENRKAA, encoded by the coding sequence ATGACCGAACAGACGACACAGCCGCGCATCTTAATCATGGAAGACGATTACATCGTCGGTCTCGACATGGTCGAGCAGGCCAAGGTGCTCGGCCTTGTGGTCGATGGGCCGCATCCGACGGTTTCCGAAGGCACGGCGGCGGCCAATACGGCCAAGCCCGATCTCGCCATCCTCGATATCGAATTGAAGGACGGCAAGGTCTTCCCGCTGGCAGAGCAGCTGGTCGAGGACGGCGTACCGATTATCTTCCATTCGGGCCATGTCGGGGACATCGATCTCGAGACACGCTTTCCGTCCGCGCATATCTGCGCGAAGCCGTGCCCGCCCAATGTGATCCTCGATATCCTCGCGGAGAACCGCAAGGCGGCATGA
- a CDS encoding acyl-CoA dehydrogenase family protein: protein MTSADDDFPELREGVRALCAEFPAEYWREKDRKRAYPGEFVDALTSAGFLAALIPEEFGGSGLSLEEAAVIMEEIQAAGANGAAAHAQMYVMNTLLRHGSDEQKARYLPEIASGKLRLQAFGVSEPTSGTDTLSLRTRAVRDGDRYIVNGQKIWTSRAEHSDLMMLLARTTPRAEAEKKTHGLSLFLVDMREALSNGMTIKPIRTMMNHSTTEVFFDDMEIPASALVGEEGEGFRYILSGMNAERILIGAECIGDAKWFIRKAAEYAGAREVFDRPIGQNQGVQFPIARCYAQMRAAELMVRQAARGYDSGEGAGKKGGEQANMAKLLASEASWAAADMCVQTHGGFGFAEEYDVERKFREARLYTVAPISTNAILSYLSEHVLGLPRSY, encoded by the coding sequence ATGACATCTGCCGATGACGATTTCCCCGAGCTGCGCGAAGGCGTGCGTGCACTGTGCGCGGAGTTTCCTGCCGAATACTGGCGCGAGAAGGATCGCAAGCGCGCCTATCCCGGCGAGTTTGTCGATGCGCTGACCAGCGCGGGCTTCCTGGCCGCGCTGATCCCCGAGGAATTCGGCGGCAGCGGGCTGAGCCTTGAAGAAGCCGCCGTCATCATGGAAGAAATCCAGGCGGCCGGCGCAAACGGAGCGGCGGCACATGCGCAAATGTATGTGATGAATACGCTGCTGCGCCACGGTTCGGACGAGCAGAAGGCGCGCTATCTTCCGGAGATCGCAAGCGGCAAGCTGCGGCTCCAGGCGTTCGGCGTCAGCGAACCGACCAGCGGGACGGACACTCTGTCGCTTCGCACCCGCGCGGTGCGCGACGGGGATCGCTACATCGTCAACGGTCAGAAGATCTGGACCAGCCGGGCCGAGCATTCGGACCTGATGATGCTGCTTGCGCGCACGACACCGCGCGCCGAAGCGGAAAAGAAAACACACGGCCTGTCGCTGTTCCTCGTCGATATGCGCGAAGCGCTCAGCAACGGCATGACGATCAAACCGATCCGCACGATGATGAACCACTCGACCACCGAGGTGTTCTTCGACGATATGGAAATCCCCGCCAGCGCTCTGGTGGGCGAGGAAGGCGAGGGCTTCCGCTATATCCTGTCGGGCATGAATGCCGAGCGCATCCTGATCGGGGCCGAGTGCATCGGCGACGCCAAATGGTTCATCCGCAAGGCTGCGGAGTATGCAGGGGCGCGCGAAGTGTTCGACCGGCCGATCGGGCAGAACCAGGGCGTCCAGTTCCCGATTGCACGCTGCTACGCGCAGATGCGCGCTGCCGAATTGATGGTGCGGCAGGCTGCGCGCGGATACGATTCGGGCGAGGGCGCTGGCAAAAAGGGTGGTGAGCAGGCCAATATGGCCAAGCTGCTCGCGTCCGAAGCGAGTTGGGCGGCAGCGGATATGTGCGTCCAGACGCATGGGGGCTTCGGCTTTGCCGAGGAATACGATGTCGAGCGAAAGTTCCGCGAGGCGCGGCTCTATACGGTCGCCCCGATCAGCACCAATGCGATCCTGAGCTACCTTTCCGAACACGTGCTGGGCCTTCCGCGATCCTATTGA
- a CDS encoding UbiH/UbiF/VisC/COQ6 family ubiquinone biosynthesis hydroxylase yields the protein MSDRKDLLIIGGGLVGMTCALAAARKGISSHVVDRATAEELTAEGVDGRASAISTASWNMFVNIGLAERLEPLGCPIESIAVTDGMKPGRIDFRPEPHEGTLGRMYANRDLRIALFDAAREEDLIDWHSGAEVVDRHRDAFGASVTLADGRELTASLMVAAEGRRSPTREEAGLPIAHWQYDHAGVVTVLAHEKPHGGVAWEIFYPAGPFALLPLLDDEQGRHRSALVWTVDEKDAPGVRKLGKRAFEAEVEKRMHGIFGKVEEITERAAWPLGFQHGAQITDTRLTLIGDAAHGIHPIAGQGLNLGLRDAAALVEVISDGMRLGLEPGDEQLLARYERWRSLDAFSVSLATDGLTRLFGVPGKAASAIRRFGMGAVQRLPELKRWFMDEARGVSGDTPELLRD from the coding sequence ATGAGCGATCGCAAGGACCTTCTCATCATCGGCGGCGGGCTCGTCGGCATGACGTGTGCGCTGGCTGCGGCGCGCAAGGGCATATCGAGCCACGTGGTCGATCGCGCAACGGCCGAGGAATTGACAGCCGAAGGTGTCGACGGTCGCGCCAGCGCGATCAGTACGGCGAGCTGGAACATGTTCGTCAATATCGGCCTTGCCGAACGGCTCGAACCGCTCGGCTGCCCGATCGAGAGCATCGCAGTCACCGACGGAATGAAGCCCGGGCGGATCGATTTCCGGCCCGAACCGCATGAAGGCACGCTCGGGCGGATGTACGCCAACCGCGATCTGAGGATCGCGCTGTTCGATGCCGCGCGCGAGGAAGATCTGATCGACTGGCATTCGGGTGCCGAGGTGGTGGACCGCCATCGCGACGCGTTTGGCGCCAGCGTGACCTTGGCCGACGGGCGAGAATTGACCGCATCGCTGATGGTTGCCGCCGAAGGTCGCCGCTCGCCCACGCGCGAAGAGGCGGGGCTACCCATCGCGCATTGGCAATACGATCACGCCGGGGTCGTCACCGTGCTCGCGCATGAGAAGCCGCATGGCGGGGTCGCGTGGGAAATCTTCTATCCCGCCGGGCCATTCGCGCTGCTCCCGCTGCTCGACGACGAGCAGGGCCGCCACCGCAGTGCGCTGGTGTGGACCGTGGACGAGAAGGACGCGCCCGGCGTGCGCAAGCTCGGCAAGCGTGCATTCGAAGCCGAAGTCGAAAAGCGGATGCACGGCATTTTCGGCAAGGTCGAGGAAATCACCGAGCGTGCCGCGTGGCCGCTGGGGTTCCAGCACGGCGCGCAGATTACCGACACGCGGCTCACGCTGATCGGCGACGCCGCGCATGGTATTCACCCGATTGCGGGGCAGGGGCTCAATCTCGGCCTGCGCGATGCGGCCGCGCTGGTCGAAGTCATTTCGGACGGCATGCGGCTCGGGCTCGAACCGGGCGACGAGCAATTGCTCGCGCGCTACGAACGCTGGCGTTCGCTCGATGCATTCTCGGTCAGCCTCGCGACCGACGGGCTCACGCGCCTGTTCGGCGTTCCGGGCAAGGCCGCTTCGGCGATCCGTCGGTTCGGCATGGGCGCGGTCCAGCGCCTGCCCGAATTGAAGCGCTGGTTCATGGACGAAGCACGCGGAGTCTCGGGCGACACGCCTGAACTGCTGCGCGACTGA